AAGGCATTCTCTGGAATTTGGGTTTTCGAGAGATAACCGAGTCCGCGGCATCAATTGTTTGGATGTAGGAATCGAAATACCATAAGAATCGTCTTTTGCGAAGGTCTGCGAATTGATCAACAACAGGTTTGTCATCTTCGCTCAGtgcttggccttctccgacgtcgtcatcttcctcggatACTCGTTCTGAAACTGCGCTTGTACTTTCATGTGGCAGGATACCCAGCGATGACTCCAAAGGCTCAATGACTGCAATTCGGAGGTTCTCATGGCGAATCTGGGCACATACGGAATGTTCTGTTAGCATGTCCTCTCGCAAATTAGGAGTAAGTCATCACCTTCTCTACGTAAGATGCCTTCCACTCTTTATCCTCTGCGGTATGGGCATTCTCATACCCAGGTTCGTTCTCATAGGGGTTGTTAGACAACAGACTCTGGATTGAGATCAAGATAGACTCCAGGCCCTGTGCAGATGACCACTCTTCTCCAGGGTGCCCGCGCCAAGTGCTACATCAAACCACTCAGCTATAGCTACTTTGTAGGCTTTTGGAATGAGTTACCCCAGAATTGACCTGGGTCCCGTCAGTATATGAGCATGCTTAGCCTTTCGGATTTTAGACTCACAAGCAGACTTTGCCCGAAGCATAGATATTAGGGTTGAACCGGCAACGTCCTTTATTTGTAGTCAGAGCTCGGACACTAGGAGGCTTTGCGGGATAGTCTGGAGCCGTCATAGTGAGTACTTGTTGTTGTGTTCCTCCCACGAGACGGTTTCCTTACCATTTCCAAATTTGATCGCAAACTAAGGCAGTTCCTCTCCAGTCAGTGGGAATAGAGTTGTGGTATGTTTTATGGTTATACTGAAGGCAGCGAATACGAACCTCGAAGAAACCGAACTGGTAAGGAGTGTCTGGCGGTCCAAGAATGAGGGCGCGGACATTTCGGATGTCAGAATCATCGTAAGCCACGGCCAGCGCTTAGAATCCGAGCCGAACAAATGATTGTAAGCTTAATGTAACAATATTATTCTTTCCAGGATTGTATCAATGAAGTCTTACACAAGTCTGCGCCTTGTTGTATCTGCTTGATTTCCTAGTACCCACCAGAAGAGGAGCCCCGTCAGTTCAAGAGGGGTTTACAGGATAGTTGTGGATATAATGAAAGAGTCAGTATACCCTTGTAATGCGGAGAATCGCTTGATCGGACATTCTGTCATAGAAACGCTCAACAGTCGAGCTCTCATCAGCGGGGGTTGATTAATAGATATGAAAATGAGCAAAGCGCTGAGGTTGTAAGCAGATGACGGAGGAGGACGGGCGTATGTATGATATTATAATGATCATTGATGGTCCAGCCCAAGGCAGCGCGGGGAACGACAGGTGGCTGCCTTCTCAGTGTGGGCGGGAGACTGCTATCAGGTGTGTGAATAAAGTATAGAAGTTCGttaatttctctttccaggCTTTCTAAGGTATTTTGGTTGCGTGTCTGGCATCCATTGTCCGTCAAGAAATTTATATGAAGCTAGCAACTCATGGCAGGTACAAACAAGCTCAGGGCTGTATGTAGACTAATCACAGTTATGTAGTATGGTAGTACAGAAACTAAATAGTAAGTATCTCCGGCATTCAAGACTTTTACCCTCTTAAATGGCTCTTTTGAGGTTGCGTGTAGAATACTATAAGTTCTTTGTTGCTATCTGTCTGCAAGAGAATGATACACGGTCTACGTAcagaataaataattaataaaggTACTGCAAAAGCCTGTCAGTAAAGATTGTGAATGGATAAGTCTATAGATAACACATTTCAGATATCCGTGActgcattggaagagaaCGCGCCTTTACATAAAGaataaaggaaaagcaaGGCAAGTCACCTagtacttttctttcttttcagtcTTGAGTGGATGGTACTCCTTAACATACAGGCGCTATAGTGTTGACGGTATTTCAGTTTCACACTATGGAGGACTGTACTGTATTGTACCTAAGCTCCGCACAGATATCTAACTCACCGCCTTCTTTGTGTGGGTAGTTGATAAACAACCGAAATCCCCTGATAGCGTGGGATATTTCCCTTAACCATATTTAGGCGACGCCGCTGACTCcatttaattttctattcatctactccgtagtacaGGCATTAGGTAGCTTTCTAGCTCTCTCTAGAACTGTAACTCTATCATATCTTTCCGAAGAACTTAGGGTACAACACctaatttctatttaaaaacATGGTTACTATTTGGACCCCTGAGGCTTTAGGGGGGTATTCATTCCAACATTCCTAAACAAGACTAGCTTGACAAAACTCACCCTTGCTCTTATACAGAGTATGACATCTTTTGAAGAATGCCccccaaaaagcaaaactaAAACAAAACAAGATAAATAAGGTGAAAAAAATCACATAATACTCTCTTGGTGCTGAAGAAATTATATGACTTAAAATGGGTCACAATTGAACACACGATCTACACAGTCTTGAACAAAGATTCTCATAACAACCTTGGCTCTACCTGCAGACAATGTCAAGGGTCCCAAGCTGACAGCAACTCCACTTGGCAACAtacttactccgtagacCGTCAATGTATGGGGTCATGACTAGTTTCAGAAATACCAAAACAGGTAACCCGCTTGCTGCCCCGCAAAAGAGAACAATAAGGGGTCAAAAAAGGGTCGGTGTATTAGTGACCATTTTTCCTTCATACTCTTAAACAAAATGTTCCAATGAAGAGTTTTTCTAATCTGTTGTTTTTCCGGAGGGATctattttttccttttttttttctctcgtAAATCCACCACACTAATCAAAACCATACAGTATCTAccaatatactccgtaggctTAGGTtactttcttcattcttgctttgcttttcttcccttttgcttttttctttttgttcccTCTGTCAGGTTTTTTTATGCTTATTCAAGTGGTTCTATCCACTAACTAGTACTCCCATCCAATATCCCCGTTTTGTATTGTTACATAGTAATCAGGCACCGTGGGCCCATTTCTGTCCATAGATACCTTGTACAGTAATTGATACACAGACTACAGGCGGTAGTCCAGGCGGTGAGTGTATTTCACGTGATAGACCCTAGCGGGTAACCAGCAACATGAAGCATAGGGGGGCACAGCGACAACTGCCAGCAGGACAGTCACCCACTTTGCCAAACACGCGATCTCCTAACCTCCTATAACCCTCTCTCCCTATCactcttttgttttgctgtACTGGACTCTGTGGTACactctttccctctcccctCCGTGCTCTGAGTTTTCCAGGGCTTGGACTATCGACCCTCTGTTGGTGTTTGCAGGGAACCAGGAATGGTTGTGATTCCGGCCAGTCTACTACTCCGCCGCTTGTTGGTCTCACTTTGAGCTTCAACCTTTTCAATCCCGCTGCCCTCGACACGGGCGCCTGCGCTTTTAGACGTCTCGATTTCAAATACGCTGCTGCAAAGATCGGTGGGATTGTGGAAGGATATATTTATTAGGCCGATCACGCGCTCCCATTCCTATTCCTCGAGTCACCACTAGAGGTTCCCCGCAAGTTTCATCTACATGGCGTGAGGTGAGTTGTTACAGAAGGACCCCAAATATCTTTAAGGAGCCCCGCGCAAAGTAAATCACACTCTTGTCTGACCTAAGCTATCACTCCCGTCAGAGATGCGATAATCACTTCATCACTTGTTCTAAACTACCCATTTCTACAACCTCTCGAATAACTTTGTTTATTCCCGCTCCAGTCCCCTGTCTCGATAAATCAATTCTCCCTGATCTCGGCGGCAACCACAAACGCGACCCAGCCACGCATTGAGACTCCCAATATCCTAAGTTACTTGCAAACTCGTTGCAAACAAACGCAGAACGGCGTAATTTCATACGGATATGCCTCCCGGCGACGTTCCTTTGCCGGATAGCCTCGTGCCGGGCAACGGGGCTGTCCGCCCCACGTTGAATACCAGTGGTTATGGTGGAGGTAACCAGATGCAAACCCCTACATCACCGGCGGATAACAGTATTCCATTCGACTCGCCGCGTGCAATAACCGGAGGTTGGAATGCATCCGGGAACAGTCCTGTGGATGGAGCCCAAAACCCCGATGGCCGCCTTGGCCGAAGATACGAGTCAAACAATTCCAGCCCAAGGGACCCCTCAACTCCGCGCGATGCAGCCGGCTATTGGGACCGATCAACTCCGCGTGATCGAACACGCCCTAACGGCCGACCAGTCACAAAGTCACCAGGTGGCTCGTCAAGGATTTGTAAAAAGTGTGGCGAACCCCTCACAGGTCAGTTTGTGCGGGCATTGCTTTCGACCTACCATCTGGAGTGCTTTAAATGTGAAGTGAGTTTCCACCGCTACTTTTACATGCATTCTGTCTCAGTAACTGACTTATCCCGGCGTAGGATTGTGGCCAAATCGTGGCTTCCAAGTTCTTTCCTGTTGATGCGGAAGATGGGAGTGGGCAATACCCTCTATGTGAAACAGACTACTTTCGGCGATTGGACCTCCTCTGTCATGAATGCGGTGGCGCCCTGCGAGGCTCATATATAACGGCCTTGGATCGAAAATATCACATTGAGCATTTTACTTGCTCCGTTTGTCCCACAGTCTTTGGCGCGCAGGACTCCTACTATGAGCATGAAGGCAAGGTCTACTGTCACTTCCATTACTCGACTCAATTCGCACAACGGTGTCACGGTTGCCACACATCAATTCTCAAACAGTTCGTGGAGATTTTCCGTAATGGACAAAATCAGCACTGGCACCCCGAATGCTATATGATTCACAAGTTTTGGAATGTTCGTTTAGCCCCGACTGGCCAGCCATTAGAGTATCCTGAGTTAGAAGCCGATGCTACCGATGAGCAACGCAACCGAGTgcgggaggaagaggatgtgatggaagaaaaggtgTACAAAATTTGGAGCATCCTCTCAAGTTTCGAAGAATCATCAGCCGCCTGCATCTCAGATATGCTTCTGCACGTCAGTAATGGTACTTATGTGGACGGAGTTCTTGTTGCGAAAAAGTTCATTGCACATGTCgatgttcttttctccgcAATCGACCAACTTGCAGCAAACATCAAGGCTCAGGGCATGAAAGGTGAGTCTTCTTTTACCGTGAGTGCCAATTAACGGTATCGTGGAACTAAACTCGTTAATTAGACCTTGCCTATGGTCGTGAAGCAAAACTCCTGTGTAAGAAAATTGTCGCTTTCTTCGCATTATTATCAAAGACCCAGGAGACCGGCGTTCGAAAACTCGGTGTCACTCAGGAGCTTCTATCTTTAGTGACAGGCCTTGCCCATTATTTGAAGCTCCTTATCCGTATTGGCTTGCAGGGTGCTCTCAagttggagagggaaaaggagacgCCTGAAGGTCTGCATCAGTTCTTAGACCATCTTGGGGATCTTGAGGCCCTTCGGcctcttgaagaagaagtgacTACTGCAGACTTAATGGCTAATGTCGAAGTCCTTGCTGATCAACTCTCCGACTGCTGTGCTGCATGCAAAGAACCCATCGATGACGAATGTATCAAGCTTGGAGATAACAGGTGGCATATCAAGCCACCTCACTTGACTTGTACAACCTGCCAGAAAGATTTAACTGCTATGCCTCAGGATGCCTTGTGGAACCCTAAGGATAAGCGCGCTTTCTGTAATAGCTGCGCATCTGAGAATGGCTTTGCGCATGATACACAAGGAGGGTTCACACGAGTAACCAAACTCCAGCAGTTTGTCTTCTTGCTACAGGTTGCTCTTGCACGGCTCCTCACTGTTCTGCGAGCTGGAGGCACTATTCCAGCATCAGGTATGTTGCTAATCGAGAATTACTCGCTCTTCACAGCTTCGAATACTAATTCATTTCAGATGACGCTAACCTAAAGTCTCATGATGGGAGTGACGGCCAATCTACTCCTGGAGGCGAATTGCGTAGATCAACGACTAGGTCGAAGTCATACTCGCATGCGAGTAAAGAGGGTACCGAAGAATCCTCCCTCGAACAAACTGTTGGTGAAATGCGACGTCTAAGGTCGATCCGAAACGAGCGCACTCTGTCAACGACTTACAAAAAAGCACGGGCGTCACGGATCATCGATGGGCCAGAAGGACGAAGCGTAAGGCCAGGTTCATCAGGCGGTGAAGGCACAGATCCTCGTGGTCACGGTTTCCAAATtgtagaagaaaaagacgcAAACGGCGAGACGGTTACTGAGCTGACATTTGGCAACCAGGACGCTCTCACTCTGGATGACATTCCAAGGATCGTTGCTGCCGAGCAAGCTAAAGAGCAACGCCCCAACGCATACAAACATGCAGGGGCCGGGCTTGTCGGTACCACCGAACCTCTTCCGAGATACAACTATGGCCATCAACGCGGTGTGTCCGGTGCTGGTTTGGAGCGGCATCTTATGGGACAAGGTGGAAGGGCCAAGAAGTACTTCTCAGAACTGTCTGCGTTGGAGTATTTCATCGTACGCCACGTTGCAGTACTGTCTATGGAGCCTTTGTTGGACGGCTATTTCACTTTAGAGGAGCTCCTTTCATTTATTGAGTCACGTAAGCCAACGATCTGGAATATCTTCGGTCGTGCCTTCAATaaggaaaccaagaaaggtgggaagaagaagggcgtTTTCGGTGTCAACCTAGATTTCCTCGTTGAAAAAGAGGGTACAGAGTCTAGTCATGGTGTTGGACCAGGTGCGCTTCGCATCCCTGCTCTGGTTGACGATGCTGTGTCCGCCATGAGACAAATGGATATGTCTGTGGAAGGTGTTTTCCGAAAAAATGGCAACATCAGAAGGCTCAAGGAGCTGTCTGACCTGATCGACAATAAGTATGAACAGGTGGATTTGACAAAGGAAAACCCAGTGCAAATCGCAGCCCTCTTGAAGAAGTTCCTCCGTGAGATGCCTGACCCGCTCTTGACCTTCAAGCTCCATCGCCTATTTGTAGTGTCGCAAAGTAAGTTTTCCCTTCTGCAATCCTCACTCCACAATGGATTATATTCTTACATATATTACAGAACTATCGGAtccagaaaaacaaaagcgGGTTCTTCACCTTGCCTGTTGCCTGCTTCCCAAAGCTCACCGAGATACCATGGAAGTCCTGTTTGCCTTCCTGAATTGGACGTCATCTTTCTCGCATGTCGATGAGGAATCGGGCAGCAAAATGGACATCCACAATCTTGCCACTGTGATGGCCCCTAACATCCTATACCCGAATGCTAAGAACGGCACTGTTGATGAGAGCTTCCTGGCAATTGAGGCTATTAATGCGCTTATCGCATACAATGATACCATGTGCGAGGTAAGTTGTTTACAGCACGTTCTAGGTGTGTTACAGATACAGATATACTAACATTAAATGATCCAGATTCCTGAGGATTTGCAGTCGGTTCTCACAGACACCAACTTTTTCAAAGAGAATTCTGAAGTCACCACGAAGGAGATTCTGAAACGTTACGGGGATATCGCACGCGGCAGCTTTTCCCAGAGGCCTGCCAATGGCGGCGAAACCTTTACTATTACGAATCAAAATCGGGGAGCAAACACCCCGACGTCTGCACGTATCGAGACGGATCCATCTCAAGATGCAGCGACACAGTTGCAAGGCTCTGTACGCCATGTACAAGGCCCTCCTGGTCATGCTCATTCAGCTAGTGGTATCCCGGAGTTGGTGCCGGCAACAACAAGCGATAACCGTGAGCGCAGCATCAGCAATGGCAGTCAGCAGAATCCGGTACAGCCAGATGCCCAACCTCAACAGCTGCCTTATAGAGCTCGGCCGGGAGCAGGGCCGATGGGAGTTGCCGGTTGATATTATGCTACTGTCGCTTCAAGGACGTGTGTCAATCAATCCTCGTTTTCCCTACTTCTTGGTGCTCTGAATACTGTTGGTGTATCATTGGGCCGTTCAGCGTTCTTTAATCTTTGACAGGTTTGGATGgagttctttttcttttacttatATCCTTCTTGTCTCGCATCGCAATAATTCTCAAGGCACAAGCCAATCAGCCCCACATTTGCTGGTTTTCACGTCCGCTAGATGCCCTTACCTTTACCCTTTCTTGCCTATTCACTGCCTAAAAGTGCAATATCATCATTATAATGGTGGGCCTGACTCTTGCCTCTTTGCGTCTTGTTGTTCCTGGGGAACCTTTTGGTTGTCCAGAGTGTCCTGTCTATCATTGCTTACTATACACATTTCTGGTACCGGAGCGTCCCTATCCCTGATCTCATTGCATTCCAGCTGAAACCTAGCGTGAATATGTGCTCGACCTTTGGactgttttcttctttcaatTCTGATCCGTTCTACTCCGgtgttctgtttcttttctcatcaaCAGTGTTGTgagaattttttttttttttcgttttccAGCCAATTCAGAATGGCTGCAGAGATACCTGTGCTGAGTTTTCTTTTCGACCTTTGACCTGTTCATTTGCATTCTACCTATTCAGCCTACTTGAGCTGATATCCCGGATTGTCTGTGTTGGGTCCAATTACATCCATAATTCCATGAGATGTTTAGATTACATACAGCTGTGAGATGACGGGAATCTTTCTACTTCTACCTTCATTCTTGATCTTGGATATTCGTAAATCCGATCTGGCAGTCCTTGTGTAGAGCTTCGTGTAGAAGGACCATTGCTAGCATCAGAGTGCAAATTCCAATTGCTGTTTCAAGTGCGAACAAAGTTCAATTCACTAAAATCACATCCAACTAGTCGAAGGATGATAATACCAAACTCCAATGATATAACCCACCAAAAGAACTCATCAAGGAGTTCAGCCTATTTTAACAGTGCAGATAAAGCAGCAACAAAGCCTACTACGAACCCAACCGACTCTAGACCCAATTATGCAAGACAAAATAGAAAACGCCAATAGACCCGCTCCAACTCCAAAACATCAAAGTTCACACCGTTTCCGTGTTAGCCCCTCGTGGCAGATTTTAGGGCATGTCAAAAGACTATAATTGAATAGGTCCCTTCCTGAAAGAGGAGATATAGGGCATTTAAGCGCGTTTGCGGAGGACCCTCCGTCCCGTTGTCGGAGCTTCACCTCCTGCGGGAGCGGCGGTCTTCCTGGTAGCCGACGCGGCGTTACGTTTGGCAGTTGCGGAAGTCGTTTGGCTATTTGCGACAGCCTTTTTAGCTGTGGAGCTAGCTGTTGATGCGGCTGTCACCTTCCTTGCGTTTGCACCTGTCCGCGTCGGCTTGGTGACAGTTGTGCCAGATGACGTGGAGGACGAGACACTACCTCTGCGCTCAAGCTGACGGGTAGCGGGTCGTGGCAAGGGCGACCGTGTCGTCGTCTTAGATGCCGTAGTGGCCCTACTTGCTGGCCTCTTGGATGCTTGCGAAGCGGGTCTGTTTGCTGTTGCTACAGACGGTGTGCCTTTCGTGGTACGAAGGCGCGCGCTTTCCAGGGATCCGGCCAGGCTAGTTGGCGCAGCCTTGAGTGGACTAGAAGGCTTTAGCGATGGCATCGGCCGTGAGAGGTAAGAGGAATTCTGAGATTTCTCGGGGGATGCGCGAAGCGGTGATTGTGGATATGTCCTAGAGTTTGATGATTTTGGAGAAAGAATTCTGAAGTCTGCCCCTCTAACTTCTTGGGAGACGACCCGCGAAGTACCGGCAGCAGCGCCGGGTTTAGCGCGTCTCTTTGGGTTCTTGAGTACATCAAGCTGTTCCCCTGTCGCAGGGGCATTTTCCTTATCGGAGTAGAGACCTTCGTGACTGGATTATCGGGTTAGTAAGGTTTTCGTCCAGAATATCGCGATGTCAGTGTACCTCTGTCTCTTCGTCCTGCGCGGACTCGGGCTTGCAGCAGAAGCCTTCCGCATGGCAGGATTAACCGAAATAGCTGCAAAATTTCGTGACCCTTTGATTGGGCTAATGAGCTTCCTCGGGGAGGTATTCTCTTGCTGCGCCCGGAGGGCGGCATTGTGCTTTTCCAACAGCTCGCCCATATTTACCTTCCTGAGAGCAATGGGGATCCGATTAATGCGTCTTTCAATCCGAGCCCGGAGATCATTTGCTTGAAGCGCATATTGCGCGCGAAGTTTACGAGCCCGCTCGGTGACTACGTTATGGTCAATGTCCGTCTTCAGGAAGCAGTACACATTAGGAACATACCCTCTAGCTGCAGATTATCGATAAGTGCCTGTTTTTGGTTTCGGGTTACTCGGAGTCTCTTCTTAGGAGGACTACCGGTAGGCGTTCTAGCTTCATCGACAGGGTACGCGTCGTCGTCGCGAGACTTTCGTTTGGATGTAAGGGAAGCCATTATAGTGGGGGGGCTGGTTCACTTCCGAAAGTTCGAGGGTGTATAAGAGGAAGTCGCTAATTATagtgaagaaattcagtAATTTGAGCTTGGTGGAGTTGTCGGAGAGCGAAGGGGTGGAGTGGAAGGAAAGCAAGTATGCGCTTGTTTTATGGGGGATAAACAACCGCTGACTTAATTTGTGGTTAGTCCCGATGGGGGCGGGCAAGTGTGACATTGATCTCAGCACAGCTCCAACTCTCCTCCCCCCATCActgccatcatcatcatcatcttgcCCCCCATCTTCTACTACCCCCGCAGAActcttcaagatcgaggagagctttattaataatatcttattttctcgtcctcatttccttttattataaatctatcttAATTCCGATAGACCGCCGCCAAGATGTCGCTCGAAGCAACCATGATCATGTTCGTCATCTCCCGTTCAACGCTCTAGCTCCGTACACCCCAACTAACTCATCTGCAGCGTGGATAATAGCGAAAGCAGTAGGAATGGGGACTATACGTAAGGACCTGTCCCCGGTCAACTCGTGTCTCGCTGCTAACAGCTCCCAGCTCGACAAGATGGCAAGCACAGATCGACGCCGTCAGTGTCATTCACACCGCCAAGATGCGCGTACATCCCCAGTCAGCCGTCGGACTTATGAGCATGGGTGGAAAGGGTCCTGAGGTTTTGTCGACTTTCACCTCCGACTTTGGTGCTATCCTGGCCGGTCTGCACCGCACTAAGATTCACGGCACTGCCCACCTTAGCTCCAGTATACAAGTGGCCGGTGTATGTCTTGACTCTATGGTTTTCTATTGCAGAGCTTCCGGCGATGGTGGTGCTAATCATACTCTCTGCTACAGCTCGCTTTGAAACATCGCTCCGAGAAGTCCCAACGCCAACGCATCATCGTGTTCTCGTGCTCTCCgatcgaagaagatgagaagtCATTGGTTAAGCTGGctaagaagatgaagaagatcaatgTATCTATCGACGTTATCGCCTTCGGAGACCTCGAATCCGACCAAACTAAGAAGCTTGAGGCGTTCGTCGAGAACGTCAAAGGTGGCGACGGCTCGCACCTAGCCATTATCCCTCCTGGTCCGAACCTGTTGAGCGAGGAGCTTCAGATGACACCCATTCTGGGCGGCGATGGTGCTGGAGCAGGCGACGCAGGTGCAGGTGGTGAAACCGGCGACTTTGGATTCGAAGATGCGGCTGAGAACGATCCCGAATTGGCGTTCGCCCTACGCTTATctctggaagaagagaagaaccggcaagagaaggaaaagcggGAGCGGGAGGAGCAAGAACGCAAAGCCAACCTGGTTAATATTCCTGAGGAAGGACAATCAGGTGAATCGAGCGGGagcaaagacaagaaggaggaCGGTGACAAGATGGACACCGCGTAGAGAAGGAAACTCAGATAACTTCCTGAGGACGAATTTGATGCATACCCGGCGTTTTATCAATGTGCTTTCGTATTTCCCTGTATTCTAGAAAGCGATCCTAGTCGATACGCTTTTGGAAGGATGTGATTGAAGTCTATCGTATGTTTCATGACCAACAAAggcgaaaaaagaaaatatgtaATTACAACAAGGACAATTGTCATCAAAGTGCGTCATTAATGTCACCACAAATCGACCTTCCAGCAGTCTATTGTCTCCCAACTCGATCAACAGAAGAAATAAAGGGAACGATCAGGTCCTCCCCCTCAACCACCCCGCAAGATGTCGATCAAACGCCTCACATCTGACGGGCATCTCGAGTTGATAGAACGGGTTCTTCATCACATAATCCGCATACAGCTCGTAGACCTTCTTCATAACCACGTCAATATTCCCCATCATCGGATCCGTGAATAAAAGGAACTTCGTCCCCGTCAACGTCTGGAAACACGTCAATCGGAACTTATCCGTCTCAAGACTTTCGAGACCCGTCGCCGGAATCCCCGGGTTGGGAAACGTGAACGCTGATGCCGGAGTAGGCGGAGTGGGTGTGCCAGGGGTTGAGGGGATATTGGAGGAAGTCGGGGTAGTTGCTGTCGTCGAGGCCGTAGAAAGAGGAAGCTTAGGAGTTATCGTACGAGTAATGGCATGAACACTACCCACAGCACATAGTCAGCGGTCCAGTTGTAACACAATTGCGTGATCGGTTGATTATCTTCTTTCGGCGGGATGAATTCGATCTAATACACATACCCATGAAATGTACCAGCGAGGACGAGATAATCATTTGTGGAGAGCTTGCGCAAGCCGGGCTGGAATTCGCGCTGGTATACTAAGCCACCGGCTttattgatgatgataagtGAGAAGACGGCCCTGGATCAGTTGTCAGATTTCACGTTTGTTTTGCATTGATCGAGGGAGCTTGACGGACATAGTGGGTGGGGAGGATGTGGACGGTTATATCTTAGTTCATCGATAGGTTGCTATTATTTGTGCGACAGCGCCTGGATAAACTGGGGGCCGCGGGGaattggtggtggtgagattAGGTTTTTGAGGTGTTCATGGCATCATTATGGTTTATCTGATCACTCCGAAATGTATCGGCGGATAGCAtgcggaggtggtggtggaaggTCCTTATGTTACGCCTTGCAGTTGCAATAGGTTAATCAAGCACTATTTTAAACCAACTTTCAACAATTGCGGGGATAGCTCAGTTGGGAGAGCGTTAGACTGAAGTTTACTTCGATCAGATAACCCACCTTGGGTATCTAAAGGTcgccggttcgatcccggctCACcgcaatttctttttctttttgcaaATCGTTCTTTCTACCTCGAGGATACTCTTAGGGACAGACTTACTCGAGGTTCTATGTGTGCATTACGGTCTCGTTGCATCCGGCAATCATGTTCTTAAGAACTTCATCGCCAGAGATAAACTGAACTGGGACCTTGGTGGTGACGTTCTTTGCGCTGAGATAGAAGCAGCGGGACGGATGGACAGGTTCCCGTATATTATTTTCCCCAGGGGACTTGCTACTACGCTGATATGCATAAGATTTGAAATTAGCAGGGTCTGTGGCTATAGCGGCAGTATCTGCACAGGAACTTCTGCAATATATACTTACAGGCGGGCGATGTTGGCGGGGAGAAAGCAGTGGAAGACATAGTCGATGTCAAGCTATATTCAAGTTTCCTGATTCTAGAAGCTCTTGATACCGTATCCTCGGCTACAGAAAACATTGCAAGGATGAACTCTTCGTGAGACAGCGATGAAGATATTGGAGTCGTCATCTGGCTTACTCAATAGCCTATGCTGCTCAACACAACGACCTCGTCTGCGGGTAACAGGG
The sequence above is a segment of the Aspergillus flavus chromosome 4, complete sequence genome. Coding sequences within it:
- a CDS encoding Borealin N terminal-domain-containing protein encodes the protein MASLTSKRKSRDDDAYPVDEARTPTGSPPKKRLRVTRNQKQALIDNLQLEVTERARKLRAQYALQANDLRARIERRINRIPIALRKVNMGELLEKHNAALRAQQENTSPRKLISPIKGSRNFAAISVNPAMRKASAASPSPRRTKRQSHEGLYSDKENAPATGEQLDVLKNPKRRAKPGAAAGTSRVVSQEVRGADFRILSPKSSNSRTYPQSPLRASPEKSQNSSYLSRPMPSLKPSSPLKAAPTSLAGSLESARLRTTKGTPSVATANRPASQASKRPASRATTASKTTTRSPLPRPATRQLERRGSVSSSTSSGTTVTKPTRTGANARKVTAASTASSTAKKAVANSQTTSATAKRNAASATRKTAAPAGGEAPTTGRRVLRKRA
- a CDS encoding Sybindin-like family-domain-containing protein; protein product: MTTPISSSLSHEEFILAMFSVAEDTVSRASRIRKLEYSLTSTMSSTAFSPPTSPACKAVFSLIIINKAGGLVYQREFQPGLRKLSTNDYLVLAGTFHGVHAITRTITPKLPLSTASTTATTPTSSNIPSTPGTPTPPTPASAFTFPNPGIPATGLESLETDKFRLTCFQTLTGTKFLLFTDPMMGNIDVVMKKVYELYADYVMKNPFYQLEMPVRCEAFDRHLAGWLRGRT
- a CDS encoding putative Rho GTPase activator (rho-type GTPase-activating protein 1); this translates as MPPGDVPLPDSLVPGNGAVRPTLNTSGYGGGNQMQTPTSPADNSIPFDSPRAITGGWNASGNSPVDGAQNPDGRLGRRYESNNSSPRDPSTPRDAAGYWDRSTPRDRTRPNGRPVTKSPGGSSRICKKCGEPLTGQFVRALLSTYHLECFKCEDCGQIVASKFFPVDAEDGSGQYPLCETDYFRRLDLLCHECGGALRGSYITALDRKYHIEHFTCSVCPTVFGAQDSYYEHEGKVYCHFHYSTQFAQRCHGCHTSILKQFVEIFRNGQNQHWHPECYMIHKFWNVRLAPTGQPLEYPELEADATDEQRNRVREEEDVMEEKVYKIWSILSSFEESSAACISDMLLHVSNGTYVDGVLVAKKFIAHVDVLFSAIDQLAANIKAQGMKDLAYGREAKLLCKKIVAFFALLSKTQETGVRKLGVTQELLSLVTGLAHYLKLLIRIGLQGALKLEREKETPEGLHQFLDHLGDLEALRPLEEEVTTADLMANVEVLADQLSDCCAACKEPIDDECIKLGDNRWHIKPPHLTCTTCQKDLTAMPQDALWNPKDKRAFCNSCASENGFAHDTQGGFTRVTKLQQFVFLLQVALARLLTVLRAGGTIPASDDANLKSHDGSDGQSTPGGELRRSTTRSKSYSHASKEGTEESSLEQTVGEMRRLRSIRNERTLSTTYKKARASRIIDGPEGRSVRPGSSGGEGTDPRGHGFQIVEEKDANGETVTELTFGNQDALTLDDIPRIVAAEQAKEQRPNAYKHAGAGLVGTTEPLPRYNYGHQRGVSGAGLERHLMGQGGRAKKYFSELSALEYFIVRHVAVLSMEPLLDGYFTLEELLSFIESRKPTIWNIFGRAFNKETKKGGKKKGVFGVNLDFLVEKEGTESSHGVGPGALRIPALVDDAVSAMRQMDMSVEGVFRKNGNIRRLKELSDLIDNKYEQVDLTKENPVQIAALLKKFLREMPDPLLTFKLHRLFVVSQKLSDPEKQKRVLHLACCLLPKAHRDTMEVLFAFLNWTSSFSHVDEESGSKMDIHNLATVMAPNILYPNAKNGTVDESFLAIEAINALIAYNDTMCEIPEDLQSVLTDTNFFKENSEVTTKEILKRYGDIARGSFSQRPANGGETFTITNQNRGANTPTSARIETDPSQDAATQLQGSVRHVQGPPGHAHSASGIPELVPATTSDNRERSISNGSQQNPVQPDAQPQQLPYRARPGAGPMGVAG
- a CDS encoding 26S proteasome regulatory subunit S5A, with product MSLEATMIIVDNSESSRNGDYTSTRWQAQIDAVSVIHTAKMRVHPQSAVGLMSMGGKGPEVLSTFTSDFGAILAGLHRTKIHGTAHLSSSIQVAGLALKHRSEKSQRQRIIVFSCSPIEEDEKSLVKLAKKMKKINVSIDVIAFGDLESDQTKKLEAFVENVKGGDGSHLAIIPPGPNLLSEELQMTPILGGDGAGAGDAGAGGETGDFGFEDAAENDPELAFALRLSLEEEKNRQEKEKREREEQERKANLVNIPEEGQSGESSGSKDKKEDGDKMDTA